One window of the Cryptomeria japonica chromosome 7, Sugi_1.0, whole genome shotgun sequence genome contains the following:
- the LOC131074293 gene encoding probable L-gulonolactone oxidase 6, whose amino-acid sequence MHFFLLFLLLLINSNSVSCSPPAPPVKCDTTGCTVTNAYGTFPDRSTCRAASAVFPSSEEELLEAVAAGSRKNQKMRVVTRWSHSIPKLVCPGGEKGLIISTQELKRVVSVDEESMRMSVQSGAALRDIISAAAEYKLALPQTPYWKGLTIGGILCTGAHGSSVFGKGSAVHEYVVGMRLVVPERGGNASVVTLNSTHADFDAAKLSLGLLGVISQVTLQLEPMFKRSITNVKMGEQELEERIVEFARLHEFGDVTWYPGQRKVVYRIDDRVSVNQSGDGVNDFIGFRQTLTAALGFARSTEEMQEATKASRGKCTAARMQVGALQAFGTGFKNNDLMFSSYPIVGYHNKLQSAGSCLNSTEDALLTACPWDPRIKGEFFHQTAMAISLNKIADFIRDIKKVRDLNPSGLCGLELYNGILMRFVKASTAYLGAQEDSVDLDFTYYRSKNPLVPRLNEDMLEEIEQIGLFKYGGTPHWGKNRNIAFQGVLNKYRKVEDFLKAKRKYDPEGLLSNEWTDAMLGIGKEGVMIVRDGCALEGLCLCEEDSHCAPQKGYFCRAGRIYTEARVCRYQE is encoded by the exons ATGcatttcttcctcctcttcctcctcctgtTAATCAACAGCAATAGCGTAAGCTGCAGTCCACCTGCTCCGCCAGTCAAATGCGACACCACCGGCTGCACAGTCACCAACGCCTACGGAACATTCCCCGATCGATCGACATGCAGAGCCGCATCGGCAGTTTTTCCGTCGTCGGAAGAAGAGCTCCTGGAGGCGGTGGCGGCGGGCAGCCGGAAAAACCAGAAGATGCGGGTGGTCACACGGTGGTCGCACTCCATTCCCAAATTGGTGTGCCCGGGGGGCGAAAAGGGGCTAATCATAAGCACCCAGGAGCTGAAACGCGTGGTTAGCGTAGACGAGGAGTCCATGAGAATGAGCGTGCAAAGCGGAGCAGCTTTGAGGGATATAATAAGCGCAGCCGCTGAATATAAGCTGGCGCTCCCACAGACTCCGTATTGGAAGGGGCTTACAATTGGGGGGATCCTCTGTACGGGGGCTCATGGAAGCTCAGTCTTTGGGAAGGGAAGTGCTGTTCACGAGTATGTTGTGGGGATGAGATTGGTGGTTCCCGAAAGAGGAGGGAATGCAAGTGTTGTGACTCTCAATTCAACTCATGCCGATTTCGATGCTGCTAAGCTCTCTCTTGGTCTTCTCGGTGTCATTTCACAG GTGACACTGCAGTTGGAACCAATGTTCAAAAGGTCCATCACTAACGTGAAAATGGGCGAGCAAGAATTGGAAGAGAGGATAGTTGAGTTTGCAAGGTTACACGAATTTGGAGACGTGACATGGTATCCTGGACAGCGTAAGGTTGTTTACAGAATAGACGACAGAGTTTCTGTAAACCAATCTGGAGATGGCGTCAACGATTTCATTGGCTTTCGCCAGACCTTAACTGCAGCTTTAGGGTTTGCTCGTTCAACAG AAGAGATGCAAGAAGCGACAAAGGCCAGCAGGGGAAAGTGCACAGCGGCCAGGATGCAGGTAGGCGCCCTGCAGGCCTTCGGAACAGGATTCAAGAACAACGACCTCATGTTCAGCAGTTATCCCATTGTTGGTTATCACAACAAGCTGCAATCTGCGGGGTCGTGCCTCAATTCTACAGAAGATGCCCTGCTCACAGCTTGCCCATGGGATCCTCGCATCAAGGGAGAATTTTTCCACCAAACCGCCATGGCAATCAGCCTGAACAAGATTGCAGACTTCATTAGAGACATAAAAAAGGTGAGGGACTTGAATCCCTCTGGTCTCTGTGGATTGGAGCTCTACAATGGTATTCTCATGCGCTTTGTCAAGGCTTCCACTGCTTATTTGGGGGCCCAGGAGGATTCTGTGGACCTAGATTTCACATATTATCGATCCAAGAACCCCCTGGTTCCCCGACTCAACGAGGATATGCTTGAAGAGATTGAGCAGATTGGTTTGTTCAAGTATGGAGGTACTCCTCACTGGGGCAAGAATCGTAACATTGCATTCCAGGGAGTACTGAACAAGTACAGGAAAGTAGAGGATTTTTTGAAAGCAAAGAGAAAGTATGATCCAGAGGGACTCTTGTCCAACGAATGGACTGATGCAATGCTGGGCATAGGGAAGGAAGGAGTTATGATAGTGAGGGATGGGTGTGCTTTGGAAGGGCTGTGCTTGTGTGAAGAGGACAGCCACTGTGCTCCTCAGAAAGGCTATTTTTGCAGAGCAGGAAGAATATACACAGAAGCTAGAGTTTGTAGATACCAGGAATAA